From one Callithrix jacchus isolate 240 chromosome 2, calJac240_pri, whole genome shotgun sequence genomic stretch:
- the LOC144581376 gene encoding uncharacterized protein LOC144581376 isoform X4, with protein MSFYFQQKLKWWKNTMQDSSLSKSHHRGSLIPCLGQNHFTAKSQDLEREYPARTTLAQRNPPRKKEPAARLGWRALVNSPTCCSPDRLFQCQSQCECEQQWTLDTRRCCVEKNIPCWKSSPTNPQMRRSHHRA; from the exons ATGTCCTTTTACTTCCAACAGAAATTAAAGTGGTGGAAGAATACCATGCAAGATTCTTCCCTGAGTAAAAGCCACCACAGGGGAAG CTTGATTCCGTGCTTGGGGCAGAATCACTTCACTGCCAAGTCACAGGACCTTGAGAGGGAATATCCTGCGAGAACGACGTTAGC GCAGAGGAACCCTCCAAGAAAAAAG GAACCTGCTGCACGGCTGGGATGGAGAGCTCTGGTCAATTCCCCCACCTGCTGCTCCCCTGACAGACTGTTCCAGTGTCAGAGCCAGTGTGAGTGTGAGCAGCAATGGACTCTTGACACACGCAGATGTTGCGTTGAGAAG AATATACCTTGCTGGAAAAGTTCTCCTACCAATCCTCAGATGAGGAGGAGCCACCACAGGG CTTGA
- the LOC144581376 gene encoding uncharacterized protein LOC144581376 isoform X2, translated as MGGLCSCLGGRCLEEEEDIPSEIEHTPSKEVSCHRPLYHLSTDPLPPGEHPINWEKSSARAFAQRIKDCEPMISAMQKHADWIASLKGHLADRTSSGEASSSVKEATGGRKRDFKKEVAGMFGVMSPEAAVALYWKNASLESEIKVVEEYHARFFPE; from the exons GACGTTGCCTCGAAGAGGAAGAAGACATTCCTTCAGAAATAGAGCACACGCCGTCAAAGGAAGTATCCTGCCACCGACCACTTTATCATCTTAGCACCGACCCTTTGCCACCTGGAG AACATCCAATAAACTGGGAGAAATCCTCTGCAAGAGCTTTCGCACAACGCATTAAGGATTGTGAGCCT aTGATATCAGCTATGCAGAAGCATG CTGACTGGATTGCGTCACTAAAGGGTCACCTCGCCGACAGAACATCAAGTGGCGAAGCCTCATCATCTGTTAAG GAGGCCACAGGAGGCCGGAAAAGGG ATTTCAAAAAGGAAGTGGCAGGAATGTTCGGCGTGATGAGCCCAGAAGCTGCCGTAGCTCTTTATTGG aAAAACGCATCTTTGGAAAGTG AAATTAAAGTGGTGGAAGAATACCATGCAAGATTCTTCCCTGAGTAA
- the LOC144581376 gene encoding uncharacterized protein LOC144581376 isoform X1, whose protein sequence is MGGLCSCLGGRCLEEEEDIPSEIEHTPSKEVSCHRPLYHLSTDPLPPGEHPINWEKSSARAFAQRIKDCEPMISAMQKHADWIASLKGHLADRTSSGEASSSVKEATGGRKRDFKKEVAGMFGVMSPEAAVALYWKNASLESGTYSGVIPLLRKYRNVEKLTLFSLLWLESHPSVTFLLEMRFGQFGVRKMKSLANTCGHPL, encoded by the exons GACGTTGCCTCGAAGAGGAAGAAGACATTCCTTCAGAAATAGAGCACACGCCGTCAAAGGAAGTATCCTGCCACCGACCACTTTATCATCTTAGCACCGACCCTTTGCCACCTGGAG AACATCCAATAAACTGGGAGAAATCCTCTGCAAGAGCTTTCGCACAACGCATTAAGGATTGTGAGCCT aTGATATCAGCTATGCAGAAGCATG CTGACTGGATTGCGTCACTAAAGGGTCACCTCGCCGACAGAACATCAAGTGGCGAAGCCTCATCATCTGTTAAG GAGGCCACAGGAGGCCGGAAAAGGG ATTTCAAAAAGGAAGTGGCAGGAATGTTCGGCGTGATGAGCCCAGAAGCTGCCGTAGCTCTTTATTGG aAAAACGCATCTTTGGAAAGTGGTACGTACTCTGGTGTCATCCCTTTGCTAAGGAAATATCGTAATGTTGAGAAACTGACACTTTTCTCCCTGCTTTGGCTGGAGAGCCACCCTAGTGTGACATTCCTGCTGGAAATGAGGTTTGGACAATTTGgtgtaagaaaaatgaaaagtttagcCAACACCTGTGGCCATCCACTCTAG
- the LOC144581376 gene encoding uncharacterized protein LOC144581376 isoform X3 codes for MSFYFQQKLKWWKNTMQDSSLSKSHHRGSLIPCLGQNHFTAKSQDLEREYPARTTLAQRNPPRKKEPAARLGWRALVNSPTCCSPDRLFQCQSQCECEQQWTLDTRRCCVEKNIPCWKSSPTNPQMRRSHHRGRSVHLVWLEKRFLDFTLLNFSTVGESDPMCHR; via the exons ATGTCCTTTTACTTCCAACAGAAATTAAAGTGGTGGAAGAATACCATGCAAGATTCTTCCCTGAGTAAAAGCCACCACAGGGGAAG CTTGATTCCGTGCTTGGGGCAGAATCACTTCACTGCCAAGTCACAGGACCTTGAGAGGGAATATCCTGCGAGAACGACGTTAGC GCAGAGGAACCCTCCAAGAAAAAAG GAACCTGCTGCACGGCTGGGATGGAGAGCTCTGGTCAATTCCCCCACCTGCTGCTCCCCTGACAGACTGTTCCAGTGTCAGAGCCAGTGTGAGTGTGAGCAGCAATGGACTCTTGACACACGCAGATGTTGCGTTGAGAAG AATATACCTTGCTGGAAAAGTTCTCCTACCAATCCTCAGATGAGGAGGAGCCACCACAGGGGTAGGTCAGTCCACCTGGTTTGGTTGGAGAAAAGATTTCTTGACTTTACCCTTTTGAATTTCAGTACGGTAGGAGAATCTGACCCTATGTGTCATAGGTGA
- the LOC108590349 gene encoding uncharacterized protein LOC108590349, with amino-acid sequence MVRLHSLWSAHLGRLRSPRPPAGSGLEGAWTPRCRAHTARVGRTPRGGLGGTEGRGGRPESLSRPPGTPPRPVPGAPARADILSPDRGRSGRTCAQRPEMQRGAAPCLRLWLCLGLLDGGSASSEPGPVGLRPGPGSFVPLLASPRRASWSQPTRTGDPGHPGPAPDLGAHFPTPGVRTSRRPESALAIAGLAGHPDQCVLCGVLRSAAALRRRLKRPHQPKRLCLRPVSLLHLGISLFCGQERSVWKCGFDSSSAHSLRAAILSCSYHAILNQVPGEDLLASERKKTTVHVQNPQCSFGGWSPEETQMSLGTPPVGWGQALLTPAGLPAWTLWNCSTRFSTAAWGQESGQCQDSGQEGCRGTLWALKAQSIDCHDKTRSLRRMMRGKEGEGQS; translated from the exons ATGGTAAG GCTCCATTCCCTCTGGAGCGCACACCTAGGCCGTTTGCGTTCCCCGCGTCCCCCCGCCGGAAGCGGCCTGGAGGGGGCCTGGACGCCGCGGTGTCGTGCGCACACTGCTCGGGTGGGCCGGACGCCACGCGGAGGGCTGGGAGGGACTGAGGGGCGCGGGGGGCGGCCTGAATCCCTGTCCCGCCCCCCCGGAACCCCGCCCCGCCCCGTCCCGGGCGCGCCCGCGCGCGCGGACATTCTCAGCCCCGACCGCGGCCGCTCAGGTCGGACCTGCGCGCAGCGGCCGGAGATGCAGCGGGGCGCCGCGCCGTGCCTGCGACTGTGGCTCTGCCTCGGACTCCTGGACG GTGGCTCGGCGTCCTCGGAGCCGGGCCCCGTCGGGCTGCGCCCTGGGCCTGGATCCTTCGTGCCCTTACTCGCTTCCCCGCGGCGCGCCTCTTGGTCCCAACCCACGCGCACCGGAGATCCCGGGCATCCCGGCCCGGCCCCAGACTTGGGTGCGCACTTCCCGACGCCCGGAGTCCGCACTTCCCGACGCCCGGAGTCCGCACTCGCG attgctggtttagcagggcacccggaccagtgtgttttgtgcggagtgttgcggagtgctgctgcgctgcggcGCCGGCTGAAGCGGCCGCATCAGCCAAAACGGCTGTGCttgcgtcccgtgtctctcctacacctgggaatttccttgttctgtgggcaagaaagatccgtctggaaatgcggctttgactcatcctctgcgcattcactgagagctgcgatcctgagttgttcttaccatgccatcttgaatcaa GTGCCAGGAGAGGACTTGTTGGCATCTGAGAGGAAGAAAACAACTGTGCATGTCCAGAATCCCCAGTGCAGCTTTGGGGGGTGGTCCCCAGAGGAGACCCAGATGTCACTGGGAACCCCTCCAGTAGGGTGGGGCCAAGCTCTTCTGACCCCAGCCGGGCTTCCTGCCTGGACCCTGTGGAATTGCTCAACAAGAttcagcactgcagcctggggccaGGAGTCAGGACAATGCCAAGACAGTGGGCAGGAGGGCTGCAGAGGGACTTTATGGGCCCTGAAGGCCCAGAGCATTGACTGCCACGATAAGACCAGGTCCCTCAGGAGAATgatgagagggaaagagggagaaggcCAGAGCTAG